The proteins below come from a single Marinobacter sp. MDS2 genomic window:
- a CDS encoding YaiI/YqxD family protein, with the protein MPIWVDADACPVPIREIICRAAIRWKVQTTFIANHVITLPPSPFISRRQVPQGFDVADNEIMDQMTKGDLVITQDIPLAAEAIEKGATVFNPRGQAFTKENIRQRLAMRNFMEEMRNAGQVTGGPAPFGQADRKEFANQLDRWLQKNTRKN; encoded by the coding sequence ATGCCGATCTGGGTTGACGCCGACGCCTGCCCCGTCCCTATCAGGGAAATCATCTGCCGCGCAGCCATCCGCTGGAAGGTTCAGACCACGTTCATTGCGAACCATGTGATTACGCTGCCACCAAGCCCGTTTATCAGCCGCCGTCAGGTGCCTCAGGGTTTCGACGTTGCCGATAACGAGATTATGGATCAGATGACAAAAGGCGATCTGGTCATCACCCAGGATATCCCACTGGCGGCGGAAGCCATCGAAAAAGGGGCAACCGTGTTTAACCCACGGGGACAGGCCTTTACGAAAGAAAATATTCGCCAGCGCTTGGCGATGCGGAACTTTATGGAAGAAATGCGGAATGCGGGACAGGTCACTGGTGGGCCGGCACCATTCGGCCAGGCTGACCGCAAAGAGTTTGCCAATCAGCTGGATCGATGGCTGCAGAAGAATACTCGAAAAAACTGA
- a CDS encoding zinc ribbon domain-containing protein YjdM, which yields MSQLPPCPKCDSEFTYEDGVQLVCPECAHEWTEAEQAEADAGKVIRDANGNELQDGDTVTVIKDLKVKGSSSVVKVGTKVKNIRLVDGDHDIDCKVDGIGPMKLKSEFVKKA from the coding sequence ATGTCTCAGCTGCCTCCGTGCCCTAAGTGCGATTCTGAATTCACCTATGAAGACGGCGTTCAACTGGTTTGTCCGGAGTGCGCCCACGAATGGACGGAAGCGGAGCAGGCGGAGGCCGACGCCGGAAAGGTCATTCGGGACGCCAACGGAAACGAACTGCAGGATGGTGATACGGTTACCGTGATCAAAGATCTGAAGGTAAAAGGTTCCAGCTCTGTTGTAAAAGTGGGTACCAAAGTGAAAAACATCCGTTTGGTCGATGGCGATCACGATATTGACTGCAAGGTAGACGGCATCGGCCCGATGAAACTGAAATCCGAGTTCGTCAAGAAAGCCTGA
- a CDS encoding GFA family protein produces MYTGRCLCGDVRFEYEGALGPISLCHCRQCRRAHGSAFSASAPVQKVRFRYVTGEELVTEYESRPGKYRAFCSRCGSHLYSRLDAISGILRLRIGVINEPISTKPARHIYVGSKAEWFDITDALPQFDKTERTNDPF; encoded by the coding sequence ATGTATACAGGTCGGTGCTTGTGTGGCGATGTTCGGTTCGAATATGAAGGTGCCCTTGGCCCGATTTCTCTGTGCCATTGCAGACAATGCCGCCGGGCTCATGGCAGCGCCTTCTCGGCCAGTGCGCCGGTTCAGAAAGTGCGTTTTCGTTATGTGACGGGCGAAGAGCTGGTGACCGAGTACGAGTCCCGTCCGGGCAAATATCGCGCTTTCTGCAGCCGTTGCGGCAGCCACCTGTACAGCCGGCTGGATGCTATTTCAGGCATTCTTCGCCTGCGCATCGGTGTGATCAATGAGCCTATTTCGACCAAGCCGGCTCGGCATATCTATGTTGGGTCGAAAGCGGAGTGGTTTGATATTACTGACGCGCTTCCGCAGTTCGACAAAACAGAACGCACCAACGACCCATTCTGA